A single window of Lepeophtheirus salmonis chromosome 2, UVic_Lsal_1.4, whole genome shotgun sequence DNA harbors:
- the Uggt gene encoding LOW QUALITY PROTEIN: UDP-glucose:glycoprotein glucosyltransferase 1 (The sequence of the model RefSeq protein was modified relative to this genomic sequence to represent the inferred CDS: deleted 1 base in 1 codon), translating to MYSMGSRIIVLFLIVCSFHWGEGEKRSGGKVVSTLLNAKWRETDFISEGMEFLDSVPFWEYMEESSSMERESMSDKDLYDHFMLFALGYMPWTQINMLKFALSLRIASPKIETFQQIALDRGVESLGCSAVIETSSGLSCSLKDKSSEQKGNDELELLKIDHIYPHNSVDATETIILYGLVGTSETHTLHEELKSLASQGKIRYIFRPYLHNRPSNKVRLSGYGVELQIKSTEYKAQDDRKVEEDEEDGYEDSSSLSEGSEKEVINGIDFKKLESNFPDMKDKLDEFKQHVKDQNNDMAPMKVWQLQDLSMQASERIINSPQKDQLSVLTDIAQNFPSHARSLSRVKVSKDLKKEITRNSEEFSGSMNIQPSDAALFINGIQFDMDYADIFTIFDSLKTEGSMLDGLGKLDLTESQANKLISLDFKSESEQSYGLDIRDSAIKWVNDIEKDKMYVGWPRSIDELLRPTFPGMLRNIRKNLFNVVIMFDPTDIVSSYPILRLLESFYVHSTPLRIGLLFNINSDLSVTGLKDPGVALFQSYNYIAESKGNYEALSFLTDFYGKLSPSDKETLSVETVIKEFKVATGEYDSDDVFGEDSGYDVGRVSSKEFIIKSGFKSFPQVLMNGVSLDAKNLNAEDFEETMMRFIMRETNKLQKAVYHRELTDNKDVTDYLMEQSHIMPRLSDRVLKESDDGNKGILDMSTGAHILTNLNANTFGPLDASSKVITMANHLNYATFKDDYKLVPLTVWIIADLETIKGRELLRNAVMHSKQSKQTRISLITNNGKGVGMMTRSAQLAFESLTNSPLKTLLSKILKEETVKALISGKKNFRNFDIPGAEMSTFADIIENRPKEAIFEIHSMFAADVLGFKPGENGVVVNGRVIGPFDSDESFSSDDFSLLEKFSMSQFGDKLVHSLYEVINIADSSGKTLSDKAMRISSLLISRPPGKTRSKISFAGDKKSVIKIEPMDPDLPSFDVVAISDPVSRGAQKLSSILLVLSKIINCRIRFFLNAVDKHSEMPQKSYFRTVLESEISFDSITGKRSSGPAARFSQLPETPIFTMHYHIPDNWLVEPVKSIYDMDNIKLENIDSNVVHSEYELEHLLVEGHCFEALTGNSPRGLQLTLGTKKEPLMVDTIVMANLGYLQLKGNPGRWLMQLRDGRSKNLYEVISQDGGESLENNTVQVLVTSFQSTIVKLKVSKKSDMQHEELLGSSDHDKADGGIWNSITSTFTGSSNKEELDSSEENDNVLNIFCLASGHLYERLLKIMMLSTIRNTKANVKFWILKGYLSPSLKEFLPEYARRYGFDYEYVQYKWPRWLNQQKEKQRIIWGYKILFLDVMFPLDVKKIIFVDTDQIVRADLTELRDMDLGGAPYGYTPFCDSNKDMEGFRFWKSGYWKNHLAGRAYHISALYVVDLVKFRQIAAGDRLRGQYQALSQDPNSLANLDQDLPNNMVHQVPIKSLPQEWLYCETWCAKETLKNAKSIDLCNNPLTKESKLDAARRIVKEWPQLDAEMQKLTDEIMQNKKKQQKSPHDHSEL from the exons ATGTATAGTATGGGTTCTAGGATCATTGTTCTCTTTCTCATCGTCTGTTCCTTCCATTGGGGCGAGGGAGAGAAGCGGAGCGGAGGTAAAGTGGTGTCGACTCTTTTGAACGCCAAATGGAGAGAGACGGATTTTATATCGGAGGGAATGGAGTTTTTGGATTCTGTTCCCTTCTGGGAGTACATGGAGGAATCTTCTTCCATGGAAAGAGAGTCCATGTCTGATAAGGATCTCTATGATCACTTCATGCTGTTCGCTTTAGG GTACATGCCATGGACACAAATCAACATGCTCAAATTCGCACTTTCTTTGCGCATCGCATCCCCTAAAATCGAAACATTTCAACAGATCGCTCTGGATCGCGGAGTGGAGTCTCTTGGTTGCTCAGCCGTGATTGAAACCTCCTCCGGTCTTTCTTGTTCATTGAAGGATAAGTCCTCTGAGCAGAAAGGAAATGATGAATTGGAGCTCCTTAAAATTGATCATATTTATCCTCATAATAGTGTGGATGCGACAGAAACCATAATCTTATATGGTTTAGTGGGCACGTCTGAAACTCATACACTTCATGAGGAATTAAAGAGTTTGGCATCTCAAGGAAAGATTCGCTATATTTTTAGACCCTATTTACATAATAGACCTTCGAACAAAGTGCGACTATCAG GGTATGGTGTTGAGCTTCAAATCAAGTCTACGGAGTATAAAGCTCAAGATGATCGCAAGGTTGAAGAAGACGAGGAAGATGGATATGAGGACAGTTCCTCTTTGAGCGAAGGGAGTGAAAAAGAAGTCATTAATGGaattgatttcaaaaagttGGAAAGTAACTTCCCAGATATGAAAGATAAACTCGATGAATTCAAACAACATgtaaaagatcaaaataatgACATGGCGCCCATGAAAGTATGGCAATTGCAG GACTTGAGTATGCAGGCTTCAGAACGAATCATTAATAGTCCTCAAAAGGATCAATTGTCTGTGCTAACAGATATAGCACAAAACTTCCCCTCTCATGCAAGGTCTCTTAGTAGAGTCAAAGTCTCTAAAGATCTTAAAAAGGAAATTACTCGGAATTCTGAAGAATTTTCAGGTAGTATGAACATACAACCTTCCGATGCTGCTCTGTTTATCAACGGAATTCAATTCGATATGGATTATgctgatatttttacaattttcgaTTCTTTAAAAACTGAAGGGAGCATGTTGGATGGCCTCGGCAAGTTGGATCTCACTGAGAGTCAAGCTAATAAGTTAATATCGCTGGACTTTAAGAGTGAGAGCGAACAATCTTATGGTCTTGATATTAGAGATTCGGCTATTAAATGGGTTAATGAtatagaaaaagataaaatgtatgTGGGTTGGCCTAGATCTATAGACGAGTTGCTTCGACCCACTTTTCCAGGAATGCTAAGAAACAttagaaaaaacttatttaatgttGTGATTATGTTCGATCCGACGGATATTGTTAGCTCTTACCCTATTTTAAGACTTTTAGAGTCGTTCTACGTACACAGTACTCCACTTCGGATTGGACTGTTATTCAACATTAATTCGGATCTTTCCGTTACAGGGCTTAAAGATCCTGGTGTAGCCCTTTTTCAATCTTACAATTATATTGCTGAATCAAAAGGGAACTATGAGGCTCTTTCATTTTTAACAGATTTTTATGGGAAACTCAGTCCGTCTGATAAGGAAACATTGTCTGTTGAAACCGTTATCAAAGAGTTTAAGGTAGCAACTGGAGAGTATGACAGTGATGATGTCTTTGGTGAAGATTCAGGCTATGACGTTGGAAGAGTATCTTCCAaggaatttataattaagtctGGATTCAAATCTTTTCCTCAAGTATTAATGAATGGAGTATCTCTGGACGCTAAAAACTTAAATGCTGaagattttgaagaaactaTGATGAGATTCATTATGAGGGAGACTAACAAGTTACAAAAAGCAGTTTATCACCGAGAGCTTACAGATAATAAAGATGTGACTGATTATTTAATGGAGCAAAGCCACATAATGCCACGTTTGAGTGATAGAGTGCTCAAAGAAAGTGATGATGGTAACAAGGGTATTCTAGATATGTCCACTGGAGCTCATATATTGACGAATTTGAATGCAAATACATTTGGACCATTAGACGCATCCTCAAAGGTAATTACGATGGCTAATCATCTTAATTATGCGACCTTTAAAGATGATTATAAACTTGTGCCTCTTACAGTTTGGATCATTGCTGATTTGGAAACAATCAAAGGTAGAGAGCTTCTTAGGAATGCAGTCATGCATTCTAAACAAAGTAAACAGACTCGTATTAGCTTAATTACTAACAATGGTAAAGGTGTTGGTATGATGACTAGATCTGCTCAATTAGCTTTCGAATCCCTCACTAACAGTCCCTTAAAAACATTACTCTCTAAAATTCTGAAAGAAGAAACTGTCAAGGCTCTTATAAGTGGAAAGAAAAACTTTAGAAACTTTGATATTCCTGGTGCTGAAATGAGTACGTTTGcagatattattgaaaatagaCCCAAAGaagcaatttttgaaattcactCTATGTTTGCTGCGGATGTTTTAGGTTTTAAACCAGGTGAAAATGGGGTCGTTGTGAATGGTAGAGTAATTGGCCCTTTTGATTCTGACGAAAGCTTCAGTTCTGATGATTTCAGCCTATTAGAAAAGTTCTCTATGTCTCAGTTTGGTGACAAATTGGTACATTCCTTGTATGAGGTAATAAACATTGCAGACTCGTCTGGAAAAACATTAAGTGATAAGGCAATGAGAATTTCTTCATTGTTAATCTCTAGACCTCCTGGGAAAACTCGATCAAAGATTTCATTCGCTGGCGATAAAAAGTCTGTTATTAAAATTGAGCCCATGGATCCTGATCTTCCATCATTTGATGTTGTGGCTATATCTGATCCAGTTTCAAGAGGTGCTCAaaagttatcttctattttgTTGGTTCTGAGTAAGATTATTAATTGTAGAATACGTTTTTTCCTCAATGCGGTGGATAAACACAGTGAAATGCCtcaaaaaagctattttagGACAGTTCTTGAATCAGAAATTTCTTTTGATTCCATTACCGGT AAAAGATCATCTGGGCCGGCAGCCCGATTTTCTCAATTACCCGAGACTCCTATATTTACCATGCATTATCATATCCCTGATAATTGGTTAGTTGAACCTGTGAAGTCGATCTATGATATGGATAATATTAAATTGGAGAATATCGATTCTAACGTTGTACATTCAGAATATGAGTTGGAACATTTACTCGTTGAAGGTCATTGTTTTGAGGCTCTTACCGGAAATTCTCCTAGAGGACTTCAATTAACCTTAGGAACGAAAAAAGAACCACTTATGGTTGATACAATTGTCATGGCAAATTTGGGCTATCTTCAACTGAAAGGAAATCCTGGTAGATGGCTTATGCAGCTTCGGGATGGGCGTTCAAAGAATTTGTATGAAGTTATATCTCAAGATGGAGGTGAAAGCTTGGAAAATAATACAGTTCAAGTGCTAGTCACCTCATTTCAAAGCACTATTGTTAAACTTAAAGTTTCAAAGAAGTCTGATATGCAACATGAAGAACTCCTCGGTTCGAGCGATCACGATAAAGCTGACGGTGGTATTTGGAATTCGATCACTTCAACTTTCACGGGTAGCAGTAATAAAGAGGAATTGGACTCTTCTGAAGAAAATgacaatgtattaaatatattttgcttggCTTCTGGGCATCTCTATGAGcgtctattaaaaattatgatgcTTAGTACCATTCGAAACACAAAGGCTAAtgttaaattttggattttaaagGGTTATTTATCTCCGTCTTTGAAGGAATTCTTACCAGAATATGCCCGTAGATATGGGTTTGACTATGAATACGTACAATACAAATGGCCTCGTTGGCTTAATCAACAAAAAGAGAAACAACGTATAATATGGGGTTATAAGATTTTATTCCTTGATGTAATGTTCCCCTTagatgtcaaaaaaattatttttgttgacaCAGATCAAATTGTGAGGGCAGATTTAACGGAACTCAGAGATATGGATCTCGGTGGAGCTCCTTATGGTTATACTCCATTTTGTGACTCTAATAAAGACATGGAAGGGTTCCGTTTTTGGAAATCAGGCTACTGGAAGAATCACTTAGCTGGTAGGGCTTATCATATTAGTGCACTTTATGTCGTGGACTTGGTAAAGTTTAGACAAATTGCTGCTGGAGATCGACTTAGGGGTCAATATCAAGCTTTAAGTCAGGATCCTAATTCCTTGGCTAATTTGGATCAAGATCTTCCTAATAATATGGTTCATCAGGTACCCATCAAATCACTACCTCAAGAATGGTTGTATTGTGAAACTTGGTGTGCTAAAGAGACTTTAAAGAATGCCAAAAGCATCGATCTCTGTAATAATCCTCTTACAAAGGAGTCAAAGCTAGACGCTGCTAGAAGAATTGTTAAGGAATGGCCTCAACTTGATGCTGAAATGCAAAAACTTACTGATGAAATTATGCAGAACAAAAAGAAGCAACAAAAATCTCCTCACGATCATTCAGAGTTGTAA